A genomic stretch from Chryseobacterium sp. SNU WT5 includes:
- a CDS encoding group III truncated hemoglobin, with protein sequence MKKLETRQDIEDLVNRFYDKVQNDETIGFFFNDVAKVDWSHHLPKMYSFWETLLFGQISYKGNPMAVHFPINAEVPMEKFHFQHWVKLWTSTIEENFTGEMADLAIYKATNIANLMGHKMEVARKIH encoded by the coding sequence ATGAAAAAATTGGAGACCCGACAAGATATTGAGGATTTGGTGAATCGTTTTTATGATAAAGTGCAAAACGACGAAACGATTGGATTTTTCTTTAATGACGTAGCAAAAGTAGATTGGTCACATCATTTACCAAAAATGTATTCTTTTTGGGAGACTCTTTTATTTGGTCAGATTTCGTACAAAGGAAATCCAATGGCTGTACATTTCCCGATCAATGCGGAAGTTCCGATGGAGAAATTTCATTTTCAACATTGGGTGAAATTATGGACGTCAACGATTGAAGAAAACTTCACGGGAGAGATGGCTGATCTAGCCATTTACAAAGCAACCAATATCGCCAATTTAATGGGTCATAAAATGGAAGTTGCTAGAAAAATCCACTAG